The Panthera tigris isolate Pti1 chromosome A1, P.tigris_Pti1_mat1.1, whole genome shotgun sequence region AGTTGTTTAGCTTGCTTCACTTGCTCACTGCCCTGTAACCTCctgtatttagttctttttcatcTGATTTCCGCCTACATGCTCTTAAAATTATTGCCACCAAGTtcaccaataaataaaatttagtccTTATTTCACTTGACTTTTCTGCAACATTTAACACTCTCACAACATcatgattaaaatattatttcctttatttaaattcaacaaaTTAAGGCAATTATGGCATCAGCTATATGCCAGGCGTTGTGCTGGATGCTAAGACATAGGCAAACATTGTtccttttctgggtttttgtgACACAACACTTCCTGTTTTTCTCCTAGTCTGGTACCTTTTCGTGGTCTcttttgagttctttcttttctcatctttaaatgttAGTATTCTTCAGAGTTCTTCCtttggatttccttttctctctacaGTCTCCCTGTATGCATCCTTATCCAAAGTTTTAGTTGCCCTATATATACCTAttactcattttctttcattcagtgtGTTTTTATACTAAGTGGTTCTTAGAATTGTACTAGACATGGGGAATATCAGGATCTGATACAGTTCTCCCATCAAGGATATTGGTCTAGTGGGGAGACACACAAGAGAAGAGACaattataatataatgaataatgcTATGGTGTAATACGTAGTTCAGGATGTTACAAGGGTACGTAAGAAGGGCACCAAACTCCATTTTAATGATATGAAAGAAGGTATCTCAAAAAAGACAATCTGAAGACTAAATTACATCAAGATGAAAAATGGAGTGGAAGATAATTACAGATAGAGGAAAGAGCGTGGAGAAGGCTTGCAGGCGAGGAGGGTTTAGCATACTAGTGTAATTGACCAGGTGAGTCAGTATGGCTAGGCTGGAGGATGTAAGTGGGGGTGTGTGGAGACATGAAGCCGgagacaaaaaaaagggggggatctTAAGTACCAGGCTGAACAATATTACCTTACCCTTAGTGCtgtggggagccattgaagggttttaagcgGTAGAGTAGTtttatcatatttgtattttagaaagccCAGTTGCTTGGATTGGAAGGAGCCATGGTTAGACCATGTTTGAAAGTTTGTTGCTATGAACCAGTGGTTCTCTACCAGTGGTAATTTTGCCCTCTAAGGTATATCTGGTaatatttggagacatttttgagtGTCATAACTGGTCTTGGGGGTCATGGCATGCTATTAGCTTTTAGTGGCTAGTGGCTTGTTTTCTAGACAAGGCTGGCTTTTGGAATGCTCTGCTTATAAAGTCTGCTTGAGGTGAGCTCTGTTGAGAGTAAGATCTTTCCTAACAAAAATAACAGACATCAGGATTCGAGTAGTTTCAGAATTCTGTGTTAGGCCTTAGCAAAGCACTAAacagtttatataaatatgtttccACTTTAATAGAGAAATGATACCTGTTTTGAGTATGAGGCTGGGTGAAGGATGAAGAGGGGAGATTAAAGacttttctatatttattctttactctttttaGCAGTCAATTAATGAAAAAATCATGCTAATTAACTTACTTGATGTATTGAGGATTTGATAAGCATTGTTTCTGAAGAGTAAATGGAGCAACcatatatagttatttatatatatatatttaaatatatatataaaactatctATATAACACCTCTATGTAAAATTCAAGAAATACAGACTTTTTCTTTCCTCGGTCTTGTGAATattgttattaaagaaaaaaatcaagcgTTCAAATGAAAGCCAAGAACCATTTAAGCCATCAGTTTCAACAAGTTCTCACTTTGTACCTGTATCAATATTATTAACATCACGAAATTACCTATTGTGAATCACTGAATGTACTTGGAGGTGCTCATGTCTAAAGCATAAATTGCATGTGCTTGATTTGGAATAGTGGAGTATCCCTTCCAATTTCATTTACAGTCAGGTTCATTTGAACTCTCAACCATGCCACACCTCCCCTGTACACTAGCCCCAGGCTTCAGCCATATTTCCAGACATCATTAGATTTCTTGGCAACAGAGAAACCAGGCCATCTTACTGGAGATGATATGGAAACTTACTGGATATAGAAACTTAACAGTGTTGAGGGAAGACAAAGTAATGAAATCTATATCTGAATAATGCAAGTTGTCTTGcattatttatataaacttacaTAGTAAAAAATCCCACCACATAGATACTTATAAAGCTGAAATCCAGATGCCTTTCTTTAGAGAATAGTCTCTATTTTGTTACTGTATCGTAACTCCTGTTATAGAGAGTAGAAATGCAGATTAATATGTTTATGGCAGATTTCAATGATGTACAAAAATCTAGTAACTAGTAAAATAAACATCTATGGACTTATCACCCAGCTTTAACAATCATTAGTTTATAGCCAGTCTTTCAACCACCCATTCATTCACCCAGTCCACTCCTATCCCACCCCACTTCCATTCCCCATCCACCTTGGATTATTATAAAGCAAATCCCAGGCATTGtatcatttcatccataaatatttcagtatggaCTAAAAAATAAGGACTCTTTAACAACATCACAACATCATTAGTACACCTAATAtccttaatatcatcaaatattaagccaatgttcaaatattttcaattgtccgccaaattttttttgtttgttccaaTCAAAATCCAGATACATCCCATACACTGGAATTGGTTAATAAtgctcttaaatttcttttaatccatatccaaaatggatttttaaatttttgatagcACAGAAATATCAGGAATCATTTACATGGATAATAGTCTTACCCTGTCTTAATAATTGAAATGTTCCCAGGAGTTTAATCCCTCTTAACCTCAAGGAAACTGAGGGCTCCCGGATGGAATATGgcattttctaggtttttttttggtatcttgaGGCTTGTATTTTGATAGAAAGCAAAAATCCCTCTACTTTTGCTCAATTACACACCAGGACTGAAAACCTCAGTTCTGGTGTACTTGAATGTTAATGTAAATTGGCTTTGTTTCTTGATTGTACATTTGTTTGGAGTAACTAATTGGTGGTTTGGCTAACTAAACCCTGTATCATCTTACTGAGGTATAATGAATTCGATGTATCATTCTACTAAGGAGTAACGgacattccttcattttctcttaactAGTTGGTGCCTGAGAATAGTAGGAGGTGATGGTCTTGTGGAAAGCAGCACAGGTAGATGggagtgaaaaatattttttaaggagatGAAATAGCAGAGACTTTTTTAAGGCGGGATATATTTTATTACCCAGATTTGATATTCATAAATTAAGATTAAAGGGACAGCCTAAATGATGTTTAATAATGTTACTAATTCATTTTAATGTTAACTGAGAAATTTCTCACTTCACTTAGGAAAATGACTACATTAATTCATACTTTGAAGATGGAGATGATTTTGGTGCAGACAGtgatgacaacatggatgaagcaaCCTATTAGCTATGGAATGTCTCCAAAAATATCTTTATGATACAGCTTCTAAATATTTGGACAGACTTGTTTTCTACTTCTGATAAGGAATGAGTATTGtatttttgttcctgttttgttAGACAAATATTTGCTGTCAAAACACTCGGAACCACATTGAGTTTACATACTAGGTACCTTACCAGTTAGTCTCTGATGCTCTGACATTCCTTCTCAACACCCTGTCATGCCTCTTATGTGttcaagtggatttttttttttttttgtattattcagATTTGAATGTGCCTAGAGTTTTTGCATCTTTTAATCTATGTATTcatacttgaacaaattattctTGTTTAACTTGATCTGTTGTAAAACTAGTACTGGTCATCATAGTGGATTTCTGTAATCTGAACATTGATTAATACTGCACAAGgagcactttaaaaacaaagaaacttgaaaataattttatcttttacttttacaTGGTATGTTCTGTGCTACGACTACATAAACCTACCTGAGTTCACAACGGTGTAATTTATGAGATTGGAAGTTTTGTGATCAAAAATATACACGCTGGGGAAAATGCCAGATTTTTGAGGTGTAGTGGCTGCTGTTAAATTTCATAGGACTCCTAGTTACCCAAGTGATTTATATCACAGTGCAGAATAAAACTCAGgtcattttaaaatcaagatcaatcttttttgtttattaaaaactagctcccctgctttttttctattttggcaGGGAAAATACCGAAAAACCCTCAGCCTCCAAAGACACACAAATGCCAAAGATTTTCAAGGGAAttcatattatgtatttttagatgATTAATGTTACCTACCAAAAGGAATAAATTTTCTCTTTAGGGAATGTATTACCTGTTACCCTCTAACCTTGAGAATCACAGCCAAATTCTATTTCTGCCTTTACCATTAGACTCAGTCTTGAAAATCAGCTTGgttttctgtgccttagtttctccaCCTGTAAACTATTTCCTACAAAAATTGCTTAAACACCAACCAAAATTTGctgtatgtattcattcatacCTTATAGAAATGatcacttaattttaatttgatcacCCTCTAAAAAATTGTAGCTTGGTAAgtgatttaaaagttttaaaaatcaaccatattttcctcaaaaaatatattataatctGATTTCCCATCGTGTATTCTGGAGGGGAAGATTGGAGAAAATTTATATTGTGCCATTTTGTAATGTGACTTTCTCAGGAAAAAGATCACTTTGAATTTTAATACTTCCTCAGTTAATTCAAGATGCGTGTGAAGACCATTAGTTCAGTGCTGTGTTGATCATATgtgaattattaaaataagctTCTGGGAAATTGTAAACATTCTAAAtggaaaacaggaataaaaaagtccacattaaaacaacaatataCTGGACTTAGAAGGTCATAAAGTTTCCAGTTGTAATGGGCAAATAGTCACTTAGGATTATTAATTAAAACATtgatgttttaggggcacctgggtggcttattcggttaagcatcgactcttgatttcagctcaagtcatgatctcacagtcgtgagatggagccccacgctgggctctgcactgagtgtgggattctctccctccctctccctttgctcctgaCCCACTTGTGTGTGCTTGCACACAtacgctctctcaaaaagtaaatatttaaaaaatattgtttcattcTCTCACTTCCTTAGTACCTTAGCCAAATACCACTTAATTGATTGAAATCTGATCTCAATGGTTctatttactttattataaatCTGCAGATAACTTTGTGAATTGAGCAAATGCACTGAAGTATTTTTCCTAGCTTTCAATTTGCCTCCACAGTTTTAGTCCAGCAGATGGTAAGACAGCCCTTTTAGGCAAGGATTAGCTCCAGGAGGCTCCAGCCATCTGCCTTAAGTGCATTGTCTTCCCCCCTTGGAAGATCTTTGTAGAAGTTTAAGGTTGACCAACTGTGAGAACAGATAGGTAGTATTTGCAGGTTGCTTTACCAGCATGAGTCTTGTTTTTCTGGCTTAAATTCTCAGGGACTGTGAAGTTAGGTATTCCATAAGAAGGTAAACTTTAATGCAAAGATAGCCTCCTATATATAAAAAAGTACTTGAAGTGTCTTTAAATTTGCTATATTAACAGGCATACCTTTTTGCTacaatgcttattttttgtttacacATTAAattcttacaaaacaaaattgtgtccttttgttttatatgaacatgttttattttgagcctacttaaatatatttaatagagaaaatacagattttacctagtaaaatatttattgagcaagaaTGACACTATCAAATATTCGTGAATAAGcaccaacaaaaaagaaaactcaaggtgATTAAAGTCATGATAAATTAAGATTTGGcagacagtgtaatattagtgtGATCACTAGTATCACAGACCTACACTGGATACAACAGAATGCTAAGAAATCTGGAGGATCTTGTTAAACTTTCCATCCCCACCATAACGTACAGTGTCAATGGCTTTGCCTTAATATGGTTAAAGGCTCTGGAGTTAGTaagaactttttattaaaaagtaactttaagtacaattttaaggaaaagtaaAGATTACATCACAAATTCTTCCACTAAATAAAAGCTTCAAACCaactttttcaattatttttgctattggtaacttttaaaaataaaatatccttgaaATGGAAAGGTGGTTTTATGATAAAATTTACACATAATTTGTTAAATGTCTGACCCACAACTTGCTAAGAAGTCGTGGATCATGCCTTTTAAGGTCATCTTCTCTGATATCGAAGAGCATCCAAAGAACACTCATCcgaaatttgttttcatttatgtcttataaataatccagtggattttatttcattctaacaGGGAGGAAATATGAATTACTAAACCTCTGGCAATTCTATCCACCTTACATAGTATCtctattttaaatagtttgaaagaagaggagaaaacgtTTGCTTTTATTCAATTAAATTCACCAGCTTCCATTTTACattgaataataaaatagaaactttatTACATTTTGCatatcttaaaatacaaaaaataaggggcagaaaattttaaaaaccagttttaCAGATGTACATGCTAACAATGTTCTACAATTCCATTTTGCATTTGTATCCAATACATTATACAAAAGATTTATAGTATTTgcatacataaaaagaattaaataaagcaTTCAGATATTTCTATGATCTAACAGTGCAATATGCATATACTTGgaagaaaaatactgatttccTGAGTAACGGTGTTGTAATTCAAAATAAGAATGATACCCATCATAATGCACCATTTAAATAGACTTCTAAAAACTCCACCTTTACCCTGTAATGCTTTGACTGGATCCTTTCTTCATAGTATTTCTGAAACATCCTTCATATTCCCAAGTAGGTAATTTTAGAAATAGATACCTTCAAAAGAACTAATCATTAAGTAGTGGTTCATTTAAAGAATTCTTCAAGCCACTGAACAAGCAAGtagagtccagaaaaaaaaaagctttaaacgGTAAGTCCTTTGGAAAAGTTCATTTAGCATTACAGTCTTATAATTCTAATGTGGCCAGCCGACTGTATAATCCATTTTAATCTATCTTTTGAAGACATGAATCCCATAATTTTCTAGGAGTAGGACGGCAAAAACTTTAAATGGCATCCAATAGTTCAAAACAACCCTAACCATTTGTacccagacttaaaaaaaaataataatctgctCTAAAAATAGCAGATTTTTCTTCACTTacaactccattttttttaagtgaaccaAACTCATTTGCGGTTgctagcatatatatatatatattacatatatacctTCTAATGTAAAGCATCCAAGTAAATTCAAAGAAGAGTTGCAACACAATTAAAATCCACAATATCAAACAATAACTCTTATTAAGTTTTATAAACTAATCTGTGTTTGCCACAAGTTTTGATGTATActagtactttttaaaagctaaaattattcTAGATCTGTTAAATgcttaggaaattttttttcatttaaaatgacccTTAAAGATTAGAATCTAAAAGtctatatataagatatatatagaattagatataattcaaatatatagaaaaaggaaactgCCTGATTGTGTCATAAGGATATGTTCTATTTCCTTCAAGAGGCCATTCTACAAGACTGAAATGGTTTTTAATCAAGTACACAGTACACTTCACTACCTTACATaacttattttgaaatcagaCCTACCATGATTTCAAAGTACCACTAGCAAAAAGGAATCACTGACTGTAATTTCATCAATTCGATGTAAACAAAGTTCTTCATTCCACTctaaaataatccatttttctttcctaaaacttGATTTTTCAGCAGGCGTAATAAATACAATGTAAACCAACCAAGTTAACACAGCATAAAGTCGAAAGATCATACATATTTTCAAGATGCTAAggcacattaaaataattttaaaatttcaaactaaaaagttaCTCAAAAAATGATTTTGCTACAACTTCCAATATTAACATTTTTCGTTAATTGTCTAAGGTCCTTTAATATATGCAAGAGCTTTAATGTTTGACTTCTTTGTCCTGTCTTTTTATGATACTTTGCTCCTGAAAGTACATAAAACCTCATGTACCATATGTACTTTTTCACCCCACTTGTTACCAATATTGGagtttgaaatataaaatcaCTGGTCTAAagctgaaacattaaaaattagtaaataatgCCCAGAAAATGAAGTGGTATTATATACCTAAAGGTACATACTTTATtatacacaaaacacaaaacaggcaATCCAGACTCCACCAAATCTTACTTCTAATTAATCAttttggttacatttttaaaacacacactttaagaaattaaatgatgGAAATTCGTATACAAATGATGTTTACTTAGCCAGACTGTATCTGATCCACAGCAAATCTTAAGAAGTAGCACTATCAAGCCCTTTCAACTGATCTACACACCTTTGGCCTCTGCTGCCCAATTTGATGCTATagttcagaggaaaaaaaggtttaagttgaacattttctctttgaaaaatataggTTAATGGGTCAATCAATAATTTGTCTGTTACTTTCACGCAAAAGGTCTCTCTCATCTTTGCTTTTGATTCATGAACCAATTTCTACAACAGATCTCAGAGGCAGAcaatgaaaatttgttttaaccCCATGAAGTTGTGCTTGATAGTGAAGGTGGAGATGAATTTATACAGCCTATGTTATGAATCCTATTGGACCATCTGaaataatacttaattttaattctaaaaattaaattagcttACATAAGTAGTATTATAAGGCATTAAATGTAATTAAGGCATGTTACTACAAGTAACACAGCAACAACTTATCACAGTATGTGAGGATTTAATTCCTAAATAATGCTAATCTGTATAACACTTTTCATTAAAGAATTACAAAAGTGCTTTCAAATAACAGAGGCAAATATAGTCACttaaaaaacagaagcagaggcaccaagctttaagagacaaagatCACTTTTAGGTCTTGACCTAATCCAGTGTTCCAGGGACCAAATGGCAACTTCCCAACCATACACATTATTTTAGGGgcttataaaagttattttgccTAATATGTTTAATATTAACAACCTTAAGCcaaaaaataattacttgaaaaataaaacttaaacataaCCAGTCTTGaatataaaaaatgatacattttccAAGTTAAGAACTTCCTAGACccatatttaaattcatttctgcTTTAAGCATTGATACAAGATATATGGATTTACAACTCTCAATATCAACGACCAACTGTAGGAATTTCATACTCAATCTATTTGTAAGTGGATCCAAAAAAGggtgaaaaacaaaagcatcttCAATCTCCTTAACTTTTGCCTTTAAAGTGGTTACTGAATAGAATTGATTCATCACACTCCAGATTCACGTCATCATTAACACTGTAAGTATGAGCTCACTGCTATGTTTTGTGTTGAGCAGCAGGTGACTGAGAATCTTGACTATATAGTTTATGATCATGTTGGCCAAAGGGTATTCCCTTAGTTGGACcaattccattttccatttctctctgttgTGATGGGGGTGTGACTCCTGAATGCAAATGTGAGGAAGAATCCACTGTTGAATGATGACTAACATCCACTTTAGCTAAAATTTCATAATACAGCAAATAAAATACTGGCGTTATTATACCTACTATCAACATTATCACTACGGCTGTCCACCACCCTATTCCCCAGTCTGCTCCATAATAAGGATCCTTACGTTGAATGTTTTTGTTATCAGGTTCAAAACGTATTTGTTGTGCTGTTAAAGCAGATACCACCTCATTAAGGTTCTCTCTTTTGGTGTCTGTACATTTTACTATTTGTTCTATGTCTCGGtctacttcttttaaaaagctaccaGCTGACTCactggaagaaagagaatcatTAGGTGGCAAAATTTCCTGTTGTTCTGGAACATACTGGACAGATGACGGACGTGAAGCCTGTCTTCCTTTTGGAGGATAAAGTGTTTCAGTCAATGAACTAAACTTTTtaactggaattttgatagaccTAAGGGCAAAAAAGTCTTGATCGCTGATGAGATTATTAACCCTCTTGATATCTGctacctgtaaaaaaaaaaaaaaaaaaaaaagcaacattcaaCTGAATTTTCAATCAAAACAGAGGTAACAGTATTCATTCATCCCATtacttttggaaggaaaaaaaaaggtacagtttAATTATTAGTAGTATTAAGTTATCACACCCGGAGAGATTTTATTTGTGGATAACAGTTCTATACCACTCTTGATCTACCAGTCTTAGGAAATCGCTAATTACTTTTTACTGTCACTCATGTATTAACACAAATGTTAGGTATTTAAGTAGATCCTGGAATCCTTTGATATTTCTCTTTGTACATCATGCACAAATATCACACTTCTGCTGTTTGTAAACAATGAGAAGGAAGAATTACAGATATTTATGTTCTTTCATTCTTGCAATTAGAATATAGGCAAATATCAACTTATCCAACTAAAACTACCATATTTTATCAAAACTAAGATGCCATCAACTCTAAGATGTGCCATTATTtatcactaaggaaaaaaaatattgagggtGCCACCATTTCACtttcaaagatgttaaaatgtatcaaaaaacaTGCACCTTAGATAACATATTTCCCTTACTTGTCTTCTAATGACATTTTCCCTAACTTCTGTGTTCATGCAGTATTCAACCACCCCCAAGATGAGTCATTTTTTATAAGCTTTCCCTATGTATTATACAGTCCTCAACCTGTCTGTATATCCTATCTACCTGCCATTGTGAAGAGGGAGAGCATGGGAGTATTCCTCAGATTACCCGTTATTATGCCAGGCCTCCCATAATCTTTGAGTGATTAGTCCCATTCATGATTTCCATCAACGCTTTAACCTAAGCCCTAGTCATTTATCACTCGATTGATGTCAGAGAGGTAAAGTGTGTCTAGGATAAAGCTTTTCTGGCTTGGTCAACTCAATGGATAATAATGTCATTTACTGAGATATAGAACACttaggagggagaaaagaaaataaacacagattATATACGTGTTGGCTTTGAGGTGACTGAAATATCTAGGTGGAAGTTATCCAACAGGGAGTTATATGTCTGAAATTTGAAAGAATGATCTCATCTAGAAATAATGACTTGTGGATTATCAGCAAAAAAATGGTAAATGAAGTCACAAGTGTACACAGATTCACTAAAAAAGACTAGGAGAAAAAGGTGATAAATGAAAGATGACTGAGGAATGCCAACATTTGAGGGTTATGTTGAATAAGAGAAATCTACAAAGGAGATTAAGAAAGAGTGGCcaaggggtggctggctggctcagtcaaaagagtgtgtgactcttgatcctggggttgtgagtttgagccccatgctgggtacaaagattagttaaaaataaaatttttaaaagcaaagagtgGCCAAGAAAGCAATATACAATGGTGGGTTTGACTATCTGGGTTTGACGGATGGCTATGATACTTTCTAGCTctatgatttggggcaagttgtttaacctctctgcaATGAAATTTCCACATATGTAAAATGACAGTAATAACACTACCTACCACATAGAGTTTTGCaaagattaataaattaaaacatatgaaCATTCAAATAGCAATATATAGTACATTAtgcaaatgttagctgttattaaaTATTACTAGTAGGAAAATCAGAAAGCTGAAGAATCAAGGAGGTCAAACAAGGACAGTTTTTAGGAGGGGGTGGTGACTGATCAACTGCAGATTTCTGATCAAGTTCACTGAAGAATGAGAGTTCTTGTT contains the following coding sequences:
- the LYSMD3 gene encoding lysM and putative peptidoglycan-binding domain-containing protein 3 yields the protein MAGRHQNRSFPLPGVHSSGQVHAFGNCTDSDMLEEDAEVYELRSRGKEKIRRSTSRDRLDDIIVLTKDIQEGDTLNAIALQYCCTVADIKRVNNLISDQDFFALRSIKIPVKKFSSLTETLYPPKGRQASRPSSVQYVPEQQEILPPNDSLSSSESAGSFLKEVDRDIEQIVKCTDTKRENLNEVVSALTAQQIRFEPDNKNIQRKDPYYGADWGIGWWTAVVIMLIVGIITPVFYLLYYEILAKVDVSHHSTVDSSSHLHSGVTPPSQQREMENGIGPTKGIPFGQHDHKLYSQDSQSPAAQHKT